A region of Channa argus isolate prfri chromosome 8, Channa argus male v1.0, whole genome shotgun sequence DNA encodes the following proteins:
- the LOC137131632 gene encoding L-selectin-like isoform X2 has product MTWSILFILGSLLTDSALGWTYHYSNNTMNWTQARQYCTTYYTDLVVIQNQRENDYLVSTLPEKNKSPYYWIGITKKTRTETWTWVGNNSTWIGNQSWAENEPNNNHSTEFCVEIYVNKGRNRGKWNDEKCSFSKHPACYKAQCNETSCVRGKCQETIENTTCLCDPGSTGDRCETGFLLIGSSALTCAATGDWSGPRPTCTSYKQALMALAGCGAFSTLCCICLCWAKHRKRNKLAQVRQSEEAITPPSEVQG; this is encoded by the exons ATGACATGGTCAATACTCTTCATCCTTG gtaGCCTGTTGACTGACTCTGCTTTGGGCTGGACGTATCATTACTCAAATAACACCATGAACTGGACCCAGGCTCGACAGTATTGCACGACCTATTATACTGACCTCGTGGTGATTCAAAACCAGAGGGAGAACGACTATCTGGTCTCTACATtacctgaaaaaaataaaagcccttaTTATTGGATTGGAATTACCAAAAAAACCAGGACCGAAACTTGGACCTGGGTTGGGAATAACAGCACGTGGATTGGTAATCAGTCATGGGCTGAGAATGAGCCGAACAACAACCACAGCACAGAGTTCTGTGTGGAGATTTATGTCAACAaagggagaaacagagggaagtGGAATGATgagaaatgtagtttttctaaACATCCTGCTTGCTATAAAG CCCAATGTAATGAAACCTCATGTGTCAGAGGAAAATGTCAGGAAACCATAGAAAACACAACCTGCCTCTGTGACCCTGGGTCTACGGGGGACAGGTGCGAAACAG GTTTCCTGCTGATAGGCTCTTCAGCTCTTACCTGTGCGGCCACAGGGGATTGGAGTGGCCCAAGACCTACTTGTACAA gctATAAACAGGCTCTGATGGCTCTGGCTGGGTGTGGGGCCTTCTCCACCTTGTGTTGCATCTGTCTTTGCTgggcaaaacacagaaaaa GAAACAAACTTGCCCAAGTAAG GCAGTCTGAGGAGGCAATTACTCCACCCAGTGAAGTGCAGGGATGA
- the LOC137131632 gene encoding L-selectin-like isoform X1, with the protein MTWSILFILGSLLTDSALGWTYHYSNNTMNWTQARQYCTTYYTDLVVIQNQRENDYLVSTLPEKNKSPYYWIGITKKTRTETWTWVGNNSTWIGNQSWAENEPNNNHSTEFCVEIYVNKGRNRGKWNDEKCSFSKHPACYKAQCNETSCVRGKCQETIENTTCLCDPGSTGDRCETVVECPTLSHPDNGYLLCSGGNQTFNSTCLFECHIGFLLIGSSALTCAATGDWSGPRPTCTSYKQALMALAGCGAFSTLCCICLCWAKHRKRNKLAQVRQSEEAITPPSEVQG; encoded by the exons ATGACATGGTCAATACTCTTCATCCTTG gtaGCCTGTTGACTGACTCTGCTTTGGGCTGGACGTATCATTACTCAAATAACACCATGAACTGGACCCAGGCTCGACAGTATTGCACGACCTATTATACTGACCTCGTGGTGATTCAAAACCAGAGGGAGAACGACTATCTGGTCTCTACATtacctgaaaaaaataaaagcccttaTTATTGGATTGGAATTACCAAAAAAACCAGGACCGAAACTTGGACCTGGGTTGGGAATAACAGCACGTGGATTGGTAATCAGTCATGGGCTGAGAATGAGCCGAACAACAACCACAGCACAGAGTTCTGTGTGGAGATTTATGTCAACAaagggagaaacagagggaagtGGAATGATgagaaatgtagtttttctaaACATCCTGCTTGCTATAAAG CCCAATGTAATGAAACCTCATGTGTCAGAGGAAAATGTCAGGAAACCATAGAAAACACAACCTGCCTCTGTGACCCTGGGTCTACGGGGGACAGGTGCGAAACAG TTGTGGAATGCCCCACTCTGTCTCATCCTGATAACGGATACCTTTTGTGctctggaggaaaccagacaTTCAATTCAACTTGTCTGTTTGAGTGCCACATAGGTTTCCTGCTGATAGGCTCTTCAGCTCTTACCTGTGCGGCCACAGGGGATTGGAGTGGCCCAAGACCTACTTGTACAA gctATAAACAGGCTCTGATGGCTCTGGCTGGGTGTGGGGCCTTCTCCACCTTGTGTTGCATCTGTCTTTGCTgggcaaaacacagaaaaa GAAACAAACTTGCCCAAGTAAG GCAGTCTGAGGAGGCAATTACTCCACCCAGTGAAGTGCAGGGATGA